From Mucilaginibacter rubeus, a single genomic window includes:
- a CDS encoding prolyl oligopeptidase family serine peptidase, which translates to MTIKTLPYPKAKKVDVVDTYFGTQVPDPYRWLEHDHADDTKAWVQDENKVTFNYLDQIPYRAEIHKRLEFLWNYEKYSAPFKEGKYIYFYKNDGLQSQNVLYRQLGDTGAPEVFLDPNKFSADGTTSLQGIEFSKNGELAAYQISEGGSDWRKVIIINTEDKSVVGDTLKDVKFSGLAWHGTDGFYYSSYDKPTEGSQLSGMTQFHKLYYHKLGTPQSTDKLIFGGDKTPRRYIGAYLTEDERFLVITAATSTTGNELYIQDLSKPGSQIVNVVNNFDNQHSVLDNMGSKLYILTNIYSPNFKIVTVDAAEPGVTHWKNLIPESKNVLSATTGGGKIFATYLQDATSLIQQYNMDGKLERTIQLPSIGSASGFGTKKEENVTYYTFTNYIYPPTIFKLDIATGTSVIYKKSGAKFDPEQYESKQVFYTSKDKTKIPMIITYKKGTELNGQNPTLLYAYGGFGVSLTPAFSTSNIILLEHGGIYAVPNLRGGGEYGELWHRKGIKQKKQNVFDDFIAAAEYLIKNKYTSKDHLAVSGGSNGGLLIGAMLTQRPDLFKVAFPAVGVLDMLRYNKFTAGAGWSYDYGTAEDSEQMFKYLYNYSPYHALKPGVYPATMITTADHDDRVVPAHSFKFAARLQEYQQGTAPTLIRIETNAGHGAGQSTAQLINGQVDKWAFMFWNMGVNWQ; encoded by the coding sequence ATGACTATAAAAACCCTCCCATATCCTAAAGCAAAAAAAGTTGACGTTGTTGATACCTATTTCGGAACCCAAGTCCCCGACCCATACCGCTGGTTGGAGCATGACCATGCCGATGATACCAAAGCCTGGGTACAGGACGAAAATAAAGTAACCTTCAACTATCTTGACCAGATCCCTTACCGGGCCGAAATTCATAAACGCCTGGAGTTTTTATGGAACTACGAAAAGTATAGCGCCCCTTTTAAGGAGGGTAAATACATTTACTTTTATAAAAACGATGGCCTGCAAAGCCAGAACGTATTATACCGCCAGTTAGGCGATACCGGTGCACCCGAAGTTTTTCTTGATCCCAATAAATTCTCTGCTGATGGTACTACTTCACTACAAGGCATCGAGTTTAGCAAAAACGGTGAGCTGGCCGCATACCAGATCTCAGAAGGAGGGTCGGACTGGCGCAAAGTCATCATAATTAATACCGAAGATAAAAGCGTAGTTGGCGATACGCTTAAAGACGTAAAATTTAGCGGACTGGCATGGCATGGTACCGATGGATTTTACTACAGCAGCTATGACAAGCCAACCGAAGGCAGCCAGCTTTCGGGTATGACACAGTTTCATAAGCTTTACTACCATAAGCTGGGCACACCTCAAAGTACCGATAAATTGATATTTGGAGGCGATAAAACTCCCCGCCGTTACATAGGCGCGTACCTAACCGAAGATGAACGCTTTTTGGTAATCACGGCCGCCACATCAACAACAGGCAATGAGCTATATATCCAGGACTTAAGCAAACCCGGCAGCCAGATCGTAAACGTGGTAAACAATTTTGATAATCAGCATAGCGTGTTAGATAACATGGGCAGCAAGCTTTATATCCTCACCAATATCTACTCGCCCAATTTTAAAATTGTTACTGTCGATGCTGCCGAACCAGGTGTAACCCACTGGAAAAACCTGATCCCCGAATCAAAAAATGTACTCAGCGCCACTACCGGCGGCGGCAAAATTTTTGCCACATACCTGCAGGATGCCACCTCGCTTATACAGCAGTACAATATGGATGGTAAACTGGAGCGCACCATTCAGTTACCATCAATTGGTTCCGCCTCAGGTTTTGGAACTAAAAAAGAAGAAAATGTAACTTATTACACTTTTACCAACTACATCTATCCGCCAACCATTTTCAAGCTGGATATCGCAACCGGGACTTCGGTGATCTATAAAAAATCGGGCGCAAAGTTTGATCCGGAACAATATGAATCAAAGCAGGTGTTTTATACCTCAAAGGATAAAACCAAGATCCCGATGATCATTACCTACAAAAAAGGAACTGAACTTAACGGTCAAAACCCTACTTTACTGTATGCTTATGGCGGCTTTGGCGTTAGTTTAACCCCTGCATTCAGCACTTCAAACATTATATTGCTTGAGCATGGAGGTATTTATGCTGTTCCTAATTTGCGTGGTGGCGGCGAGTATGGCGAGCTTTGGCACCGCAAGGGCATCAAACAAAAAAAGCAGAATGTATTTGATGATTTTATAGCCGCGGCCGAATATCTCATCAAAAATAAATACACATCAAAAGACCATCTCGCCGTTTCTGGAGGCTCAAACGGCGGGTTACTCATCGGCGCTATGCTAACCCAACGCCCCGATCTGTTTAAAGTAGCATTCCCGGCAGTAGGCGTACTGGATATGCTCAGGTATAACAAATTTACCGCCGGCGCGGGCTGGAGCTATGATTATGGCACAGCCGAAGATTCGGAGCAGATGTTTAAATATCTATATAACTATTCGCCGTATCATGCCCTTAAACCGGGAGTTTACCCTGCAACTATGATTACTACCGCCGATCATGACGACCGTGTAGTACCGGCCCATTCCTTCAAATTTGCAGCCCGCCTGCAGGAATACCAGCAGGGCACGGCACCAACACTTATCCGCATTGAAACCAACGCAGGCCACGGTGCCGGGCAAAGTACAGCCCAGCTCATCAACGGGCAGGTTGATAAATGGGCATTTATGTTCTGGAACATGGGTGTTAATTGGCAGTAG
- the prfA gene encoding peptide chain release factor 1, with protein sequence MLDKLELIHERWKNVEGELSSPDAMQDMKRFAQLNKEYKDLAKIVDEYFIYRNIMSNIDTNKEILATEKDEEFREMAKMELDELLAQQEVKEEEIRLMLIPKDPEDSKNAIVEIRGGTGGDEAALFAGDLYRMYMRYCEKRGWRTELVDYTEGTSGGYKEIVFNVNAEDAYGTLKYESGVHRVQRVPDTETQGRVHTSAASVVVLPEVDEFDIDLQVSDIRKDLFCASGPGGQSVNTTYSAVRLTHLPTGIVAQCQDQKSQLKNYDKALQVLRSRVYEMELQKHLEETSKKRKTMVSTGDRSAKVRTYNYPQGRLTEHRIGLTIYNLPGVLNGDLQEILESLQFAENAEKLKEGTVA encoded by the coding sequence ATGTTAGATAAATTAGAACTGATACACGAGCGCTGGAAAAACGTTGAAGGTGAGCTGAGCAGTCCTGACGCCATGCAGGACATGAAGCGTTTTGCCCAGTTAAATAAAGAATATAAAGACCTTGCTAAAATTGTTGACGAGTATTTTATATACCGCAACATTATGAGCAATATCGATACCAATAAGGAAATTCTGGCTACTGAAAAAGACGAGGAGTTTCGTGAGATGGCCAAGATGGAACTTGATGAATTACTTGCTCAACAGGAAGTAAAAGAAGAAGAGATTCGTCTGATGCTAATCCCTAAAGATCCTGAGGACTCTAAAAACGCGATCGTCGAGATCCGCGGTGGTACCGGTGGTGACGAGGCAGCCCTTTTTGCCGGCGACCTTTACCGCATGTACATGCGCTACTGCGAAAAACGCGGCTGGCGTACCGAGCTGGTTGATTACACCGAAGGCACCAGTGGTGGTTACAAAGAGATTGTGTTTAACGTAAACGCCGAAGACGCTTACGGAACCCTTAAATATGAGTCAGGCGTACACCGCGTACAACGTGTACCAGATACCGAAACACAGGGCCGTGTTCATACCTCAGCAGCATCTGTAGTAGTATTGCCTGAAGTTGATGAGTTTGATATCGATCTGCAGGTAAGTGATATCCGTAAAGATTTGTTCTGTGCTTCAGGGCCGGGTGGACAGTCGGTAAATACTACGTATTCGGCCGTAAGGTTAACCCACTTACCTACCGGTATTGTTGCCCAGTGCCAGGATCAGAAATCGCAATTAAAAAACTACGATAAGGCCTTACAGGTATTACGTTCGAGGGTGTACGAAATGGAGTTGCAAAAGCACCTGGAAGAAACATCTAAAAAACGTAAAACCATGGTATCAACCGGCGACAGGTCGGCCAAGGTACGTACCTATAACTATCCACAGGGTCGTTTAACCGAGCACCGTATTGGTCTTACCATTTACAACCTGCCGGGCGTATTAAACGGCGATTTGCAGGAGATTCTTGAATCGCTTCAGTTTGCTGAAAATGCTGAGAAATTGAAAGAAGGAACAGTAGCGTAA
- a CDS encoding UDP-2,3-diacylglucosamine diphosphatase: MPVRDKLYFASDFHLGTGTYASSRQREDKIVRWLDSIKHDAAELFLVGDVFDFWFEYKTVVPKGYIRFLGKLAELTDAGVKLYLFKGNHDMWMFDYFTDELGATIISNELKIERGGKKFYIHHGDGLGPGDSFYKFLKGFFRSGFCQWLFARIHPNLGVGIANKWSRHSRDTNEKKDNPKPGEQEWLVTFCREELKTNFYDYLVFGHRHIPLDIQLTPQSRYINLGEWVTQFTYAVFDGSELKLEYFEKAAE, encoded by the coding sequence ATGCCGGTTCGCGACAAACTCTATTTTGCTTCTGATTTTCATTTAGGTACAGGCACATACGCCTCAAGCCGCCAACGCGAAGATAAGATAGTGCGATGGCTCGATAGTATTAAGCACGATGCCGCCGAGCTATTCCTGGTTGGCGATGTTTTTGACTTTTGGTTTGAATACAAAACCGTAGTACCTAAAGGCTATATCCGTTTCCTGGGCAAACTTGCCGAACTTACAGATGCCGGCGTTAAACTTTACCTCTTTAAGGGCAACCACGATATGTGGATGTTTGATTATTTTACAGATGAGCTCGGCGCTACCATCATCAGTAATGAATTGAAAATTGAGCGCGGTGGCAAGAAGTTCTATATACATCATGGCGATGGGCTTGGTCCGGGTGATAGCTTTTATAAGTTTTTGAAGGGCTTTTTCAGAAGTGGATTTTGCCAATGGCTGTTTGCCCGTATCCACCCAAACCTTGGCGTAGGCATAGCCAATAAATGGAGCCGTCACAGCCGCGATACCAATGAAAAGAAAGATAACCCCAAGCCCGGAGAACAGGAATGGCTGGTAACTTTTTGTCGCGAAGAACTCAAAACCAATTTTTACGATTACCTTGTTTTCGGTCATCGCCATATCCCGCTCGATATCCAGTTAACACCACAAAGCCGTTACATTAATCTTGGCGAATGGGTTACACAGTTTACTTATGCTGTTTTTGACGGTAGTGAGCTGAAGCTGGAATATTTTGAGAAAGCTGCTGAATAG